The stretch of DNA GCGCCGATCTCGGTGAACTCGGGGGCCCGTTCGAGCACTTCGACGCGCCAGCCCCGGCGGTGCAGGGCGATGGCCGCCGCGAGGCCGCCGATCCCGCCGCCGACGATGGTCGCGGCGCGCTGCGGCATGGTTCCTCGCTCTGAGTTCGGGAGCGCCACCCCGGTCAAGTGGCGCTCGATCCGGTGCCCGAGCGGCATGCGACGTACGCGAGTCCGGCTGGGCAGCGCCTTATAGCAACATGTCGACAGAGACCTGTCAACGCGATGACGACCGGCCTGACCAGCCCTCACGGCCCTCTGCCCCATACTCTTTGCGGAATGGGCATCGGAATCGAAGTGCTGATCGTCGACTGGGACCGGGTCGAGGCGGCGCCGGCGGGCGGACGGCGTGAACTGCTGGACGAGGCCGCGTTCGGGGACGAGGGTGACCTCGACGAGGAGGGGTGGATCTGGCCGGCGGCGGCGGACGCCGACTGGTACGGCAGGTACGCCTTCCGCCACACCCTCGGCTCGTACAAACCTCACTTCTGGGCGGGCGAGCGCTGGGAGCACGTCAGGGACTTCGCCGATCCGGGCCTGCGTACTGCCTTGGACCGATTCGAACAGGCGGCACCGTCCCTGGACACTCTGCGGGAGCCGTTCGCACAGCACGCCGCGGCACCCACGGGCTGGATAGGCGACTTCGACTCATTCGCCGAGTTCCTCAGGGGGTGGAGCGAAGTGGTCGTGGAGGCCGACCGGCGCGACTGGGGCATCGTCGGCCTTCGCTGCTGACTCAGGGGGCGGCGACGCGGCGCGGGGGCGGTGAGCCCGAACGTCGACAGGGCGTCCGTCGGGGTCGCGAGCTGTCATCGTCCACTGCGTGGGCAGTGTCACGATCTCCCCGACCGGCCACCCGGCACCCAGGATGTCCTCGCGAACTGCACACAGTTGTGCGTGCGTTCCGACGCGCAGGCCCCATCCCGCCTGGCTCAGGGGGTCGAGATCCGTCGCGGGGGGAGTAGCGGTCTCGACGATCATCAGGTGGTCGTCCCCGCCGACATCGAGGACTGCGATCCGAGGATCAGAAGGGGTCGCGGCGCGCTCGAATGCGAGCGCCGCCCCGAGCAACCCCGTGTAGTACTCCACGAGTTGGTCGAGGTCGGTCGTGGGCAGCGTCAGATGGTTGATTCCGAGGAGTTCGGGCATGATCGCCCAACTCTAGTGCCGCTGCTGGGCTCGGTTGGACGCGGCCCCGGTCGAGAGTGAGGATCTGGTCGGCGGTGGTGAGGTCCGCGGTGTTGTGGGTGATCAGGAGAGTCGTGCGGCCTTGGGCGGCGTGGAGGATGTCGGTCAGCACGGCCTTGGCGGTCTCGGGGTCAAGACCTTCGGTGGGTTCGTCCAGGACGAGGACGGGTGGGTCGGCGAGCAGGGCTCGGGCCAGGAGAAGGCGCTGGCGTTGGCCGCCGGACATGGCGGAGCCGTTCTCGCCGAGGCGCGTGTCCCACCGGTCCGGGAGGGACTCGATCCAGTCCAGGAGTTGGGCTCTGCGGGCTGCTTCGCGCAGGTCGGCCTCCGTTGCCTCGGGGCGGGCCAGGAGGAGGTTGGCGCGGATGGTGGTGCGGAAGACGTGGGCGTCCTGAGTCATGCCGGTGATCGCGCGGCGGGCGTCGGTGCCCGCGCAGTCGCGTAGTTCGCGTCCCCCGATACGGATGCTTCCGGCCTCGTAGGGCACGAACCGCATGAGCGCGGCGATCAGCGTCGACTTGCCGGAGCCGCTGGCGCCCAGGAGCACGGTCAGGCGGCCGGG from Streptomyces sp. BA2 encodes:
- a CDS encoding VOC family protein yields the protein MEYYTGLLGAALAFERAATPSDPRIAVLDVGGDDHLMIVETATPPATDLDPLSQAGWGLRVGTHAQLCAVREDILGAGWPVGEIVTLPTQWTMTARDPDGRPVDVRAHRPRAASPPPESAAKADDAPVAPVGLHDHFAPPPEELGE